The sequence AAATCTGGAACTCCTAGAAGAGATCAACCTAAAATCTTACCAACACAGAAAAACCACCATCGTCGGAAGTACAATCGTCACCATAGTAATCATTAGCCTTCTCATCCTGGTAATCGCTACCACGAAGAACAGAAAACTCACTGAAGATAAACAAACCACAAGAAAATCTGCGGATCCCGAAATTTCGGAGATCAGAATCGAAAAAACCGAACCGAAGACGatacatttcaaaaagcttCCAACAATACAGCTTCCAAACAGTCGACCGAGGACGATCGACGCTCTTAGAGGGGAGGTGTTACGAAATACCGGATCCGGAACAGCAACGTCAACAGTAAAGAACCCATAGTTCAACATAGCGACAGCCGAGAGTCCGCCGACCAACGCAGCAAGGAAAATGCTGACACGGAGTAAACCCGGCATAGCAACCGTTCCAGCCGCCAACCACACGACATCGAAGACAACGTGGCCGATCGACGATATCGAActttgctgaattgtcaaatccAAATTAACAAAAGGTTTAGCGATAGGAATTTTTAGTCAGTCTTGAGTGAGATACGTAAGCGAATCCATGTAaccgaaaattaagtgaaataaagtttttttttattcaaaccgcGATAGTACACGGcataatttatatatatatatatatatatatatatatatatatatatatatatatatatatatatatatatatatatatatatatatatatatatatatatatatatatatatatatatatatatatatatatatatatatatatatatatatatatatatatatatatagattatattatattatattatattatattataggtatatgtattgtgttatattgtattatgttatattatattgtgctaTATTATAAGTCGTGTGCAAACgaagatttttaacggattttcagttgtatgctttacacagctttttaaaaaaagtttgtactagcttggatatctgttttctgtagttatattatattatattgttataataataataataataataattattattattattgttattattattattattattattattattattattattattattattattattattattattattattattattattagtattattattattattattattattattattattattattattattattattattattattattattattattattattattattattattattattattattattattatttttaatattattatttctattAAATGTCCAGTGCttgattggaaaaatgatgcctactatgtgatataaatactgaagaatgcttttgtgagctactcgaatcaatctgaatcaattggtgtcaaaaataagCCAAAGTTGGTGTCACAAAAAAaagacccgggttggcggttcaatgcatttcactagaggaatgaaataccaaggctttgctagtgtcacaaattatttaataaaaagataaaaaatattcgtatgagactgttttgaagaaagagaaaccactaggtggattaagaagggttttttagattagcatcagtCTGCTCATACAaaaaggcaacgcaaatgtcaagcgcttggtttgagAGATGATGCCGATTATCtgacatattttttatttctttcaagaatcgaaaaaaatgaagaaaattattctaaagtataccacagtgttatatatgatatcatagtatgattgatatgagaatggtaccattacaccactaggtgtattaagacaggtttttcttTTATCCACACATTTTTTCAGAAAGTGACCAATGATCTAGTTCAACATTTTTATTACAGTTATATTACCCAAGCACGCTCTTGTAAgctacccgaatcaatctgaatgaatgttttctatttaaaaaagttttaaaataacTTTTTGATTTTCTGGCGAAAGGTATTATCTCATCATTTGGTGGATTtaggagaaaaattttcactcgGACCACCTTCCATCTCGTTACTCTTTAACCGAGGCTCGGATTCGGATGGAATTCATCAGCAGACTAAGGTACTATGAGCCCTTGCATTCTAATCTAGGTTTGATCTAGTGTTgttggaaaaaatcgagtgtgatttttttcatttaattgaACATTATACGCCGTTGCTCCGGAACCAGATATCTGATACGAATAAATTTCTTTTTCAGGCCCAAGAACTAAAAGATCTTTCATTCAAAGCTTATGAAAATTAGTCCAGCAATCTTTTACATTTGCGTTACATACACCcagacatttttcaatatcgacgaactgattcgaatggtttttGACACTTGGGCGACTCGGCCTTGGTAGAaagacggttttcacagtggaTACTCAGCGTTTCTctatgataaaatcaaaaatacgaaaaaagtaTAACAATTGAATAATAGATTTTCATTTATTATGACGGTAACGCAAATTCAGATTCAGGGCTTAAATGTCGCCACCACCGCCACCACCCGGTGCTGTGATACATTTCAGTGTGGTTGTGTCGAAAATTAGTCCATTGGGGCACTCTTGAATTGCATACGTAAGCTACAATATTTAAATAGTTATAGTTATGTgtttttttggtgatatttttcCTCTACAACTTACCACGTTATTAGAGCCTAATGTGCATTGATAGTAACGCTTGCTAGTTGTTGGTTCACCAGGAATGGCAAATCTTCCGGATTTCGGACAACTAAACTCACACTTCTTCGTCTTCGCATTGAAGGCAACATTAGTTCCGGTGCACTCGAAAGTCATTGCGCCGACCGTGCTAGAGCAGAATACGTACAGCTTCGGTGTCGGAGTGTAGGAGAACCATTGATTTTGCGATGTTGCGGTGGCACAGTTCACCGCGAAACAGCTGTTGGAAGATGTCGATCGTACGCAATCCTGCTCCGTGTGGTTGTAGACATCGGTGGAAGCACACGGAATAGCGTACGCATTTTTTGCGGCGTCGCAGTATATGTACTCGTGACAATTGGTAGGATCTGTTGTAGGTAGGTGGctttaaaattcgatgtttggtGAAATATTAAACGATACTTACTGGGATATATTCCTTCTGCTGGACAGAGCTCACTGGATTTGATACAGGGACCTGTTGGCGCTGCACTACATTCACCAGAATTCCCGTTGCAAAAAGGTTGAGAAGAATTCAACGAGTCGCATCGATACCTTGAAGTTTCTATCGCAGTACCATCCCACT comes from Malaya genurostris strain Urasoe2022 chromosome 3, Malgen_1.1, whole genome shotgun sequence and encodes:
- the LOC131436443 gene encoding uncharacterized protein LOC131436443, yielding MTNLYRLATVGLLVLFSLIQIDAAVDVAKLRSIRSVNPLVANIACDTGKRFGCADCSTVQVCQWDGTAIETSRYRCDSLNSSQPFCNGNSGECSAAPTGPCIKSSELCPAEGIYPNPTNCHEYIYCDAAKNAYAIPCASTDVYNHTEQDCVRSTSSNSCFAVNCATATSQNQWFSYTPTPKLYVFCSSTVGAMTFECTGTNVAFNAKTKKCEFSCPKSGRFAIPGEPTTSKRYYQCTLGSNNVLTYAIQECPNGLIFDTTTLKCITAPGGGGGGDI